From a single Bacillus pseudomycoides DSM 12442 genomic region:
- the prmA gene encoding 50S ribosomal protein L11 methyltransferase has product MKWSEISIHTTEEAVEAVSHILHEAGASGVAIEDPAELTKEREQQYGEIYALNPSEYPEDGVLIKAYFPQTDSLHETVASVKSSIDVLPSFDIEIGTGNITINEVDEEDWATAWKKYYHPVQISDTFTIVPTWEEYIPSSPDEKIIELDPGMAFGTGTHPTTTMCIRALEKTVQPGNTVIDVGTGSGVLSIAAAKLGAASVQAYDLDPVAVESAEMNVRLNKTDGIVSVGQNSLLEGIEGPVDLIVANLLAEIILLFPEDAARVVKQGGLFITSGIIGAKEKVISEALEKAGFTIEEVLRMEDWVAIIARNA; this is encoded by the coding sequence GTGAAATGGTCAGAAATTAGTATTCATACAACAGAGGAAGCAGTAGAAGCTGTTTCTCATATTTTACACGAAGCAGGTGCTAGCGGTGTAGCGATTGAAGACCCGGCAGAGTTAACAAAAGAGCGTGAGCAACAGTATGGTGAAATTTATGCGCTCAATCCATCTGAATATCCAGAAGATGGTGTGTTAATAAAAGCATATTTTCCACAAACGGATTCTTTACATGAAACAGTTGCGAGTGTAAAATCATCTATTGATGTACTTCCATCTTTCGACATCGAAATTGGTACAGGAAATATTACGATTAATGAAGTCGATGAGGAAGACTGGGCTACTGCTTGGAAAAAATATTATCATCCAGTTCAAATTTCTGATACATTCACAATTGTGCCAACTTGGGAAGAATATATACCTTCTTCTCCAGATGAAAAAATTATTGAATTAGATCCAGGGATGGCATTTGGTACAGGGACACATCCAACAACAACGATGTGTATTCGTGCGTTAGAGAAAACAGTGCAGCCAGGTAATACCGTAATTGATGTTGGAACAGGTTCTGGTGTATTAAGTATTGCTGCAGCAAAATTAGGTGCAGCATCTGTTCAAGCGTATGATTTAGATCCAGTTGCAGTTGAAAGTGCGGAGATGAATGTTCGTTTAAATAAAACGGACGGTATCGTATCTGTCGGACAAAATAGTTTATTAGAAGGTATTGAAGGACCAGTAGATTTGATTGTAGCAAATTTACTTGCAGAAATTATTCTTCTATTCCCTGAAGACGCAGCGAGAGTTGTAAAACAGGGTGGACTATTTATTACATCTGGTATTATTGGAGCAAAAGAAAAAGTAATCTCTGAGGCGTTAGAAAAAGCTGGATTTACAATTGAAGAAGTGTTAAGAATGGAAGATTGGGTAGCAATCATTGCACGAAATGCGTAA
- a CDS encoding 16S rRNA (uracil(1498)-N(3))-methyltransferase: MQRYFVEEKYVNDASIRIVGDDVHHIVRVMRMSVGDHIYCCVNGKTAMCTIAEITSEFVDSAIVEWGEASSELPVFVTIASGLPKGDKLELIFQKGTELGAAAFLPFQASRSIVKWDAKKADKKVERLKKIVKEAAEQSHRSEIPAVHAPASFKQLLAMSSDYDVCLVAYEEEAKQGEKANFAKALTALERGQKLLVVFGPEGGLSEEEISALREHKFIPCSLGPRILRTETAPLYALSAASYHFELMG; this comes from the coding sequence ATGCAACGTTATTTTGTAGAAGAGAAGTATGTAAATGATGCAAGTATTCGTATTGTAGGTGATGATGTACATCATATCGTAAGAGTGATGCGCATGTCAGTTGGTGATCACATTTATTGCTGTGTAAACGGTAAAACAGCAATGTGTACAATTGCTGAAATTACCAGTGAATTTGTGGATAGTGCTATTGTAGAATGGGGAGAGGCGTCAAGTGAACTGCCAGTGTTCGTGACGATTGCAAGTGGACTGCCAAAAGGAGACAAGCTAGAGTTAATTTTTCAAAAAGGAACTGAGCTTGGGGCGGCCGCATTTTTACCATTTCAAGCATCCCGTTCTATTGTAAAATGGGATGCAAAAAAAGCAGATAAAAAAGTTGAGCGCTTGAAAAAAATTGTGAAAGAAGCTGCAGAGCAATCGCATAGAAGTGAAATTCCAGCTGTACATGCTCCGGCATCATTTAAACAATTGCTTGCGATGAGCAGTGATTATGATGTTTGTCTGGTTGCGTATGAAGAGGAAGCAAAGCAAGGCGAAAAAGCTAATTTTGCGAAGGCTTTAACGGCACTTGAACGTGGTCAAAAACTGTTGGTTGTATTTGGCCCAGAAGGTGGTTTATCTGAGGAAGAAATTTCTGCGCTTCGTGAACATAAATTTATACCATGTAGTTTAGGGCCGAGGATTTTACGAACAGAAACGGCGCCGCTTTATGCGTTAAGTGCCGCTTCTTATCATTTTGAATTGATGGGGTGA
- the mtaB gene encoding tRNA (N(6)-L-threonylcarbamoyladenosine(37)-C(2))-methylthiotransferase MtaB, whose translation MATVAFHTLGCKVNHYETEAIWQLFKQGGYERTEYEKKADVYVINTCTVTNTGDKKSRQVIRRAVRQNPDAVICVTGCYAQTSPAEIMAIPGVDIVVGTQDREKMLGYIEEFRKERQPINAVRNIMKTRVYEELDVPYFTDRTRASLKIQEGCNNFCTFCIIPWARGLMRSRDGKEVIHQAQQLVDAGYKEIVLTGIHTGGYGEDMKNYNLAGLLRDMEAEVNGLKRLRISSIEASQISDEVIEVLDKSEVVVRHLHIPLQSGSNTVLKRMRRKYTMEFFQERLDRLKEALPGLAITSDVIVGFPGETEEEFMETYNFIKENRFSELHVFPYSKRTGTPAARMDDQIPEEVKNDRVHRLIELSNQLAKEYASQFEGEVLEIIPEEPFKDGDREGLYVGYTDNYLKVVFEGSEELIGKLVKVKITKAGYPYNEAQFVRVLEDDVKKESASA comes from the coding sequence ATGGCAACTGTTGCGTTTCACACGTTAGGTTGTAAAGTAAACCACTATGAAACAGAAGCAATTTGGCAATTGTTTAAACAAGGTGGTTATGAAAGAACTGAATATGAAAAGAAAGCTGATGTGTATGTAATCAATACATGTACAGTAACAAATACTGGAGACAAAAAAAGCCGTCAAGTTATTCGACGTGCTGTACGTCAAAATCCAGACGCTGTTATTTGTGTAACAGGATGTTACGCACAAACATCTCCAGCGGAAATTATGGCGATTCCAGGCGTAGATATCGTTGTTGGTACGCAAGATCGTGAGAAAATGCTAGGGTATATTGAAGAGTTCCGTAAAGAACGTCAACCAATCAATGCTGTCCGTAACATTATGAAAACACGTGTATATGAAGAGCTTGATGTACCGTATTTCACTGACCGTACACGTGCATCTTTAAAAATACAAGAAGGTTGTAATAATTTCTGTACGTTCTGTATTATTCCTTGGGCACGTGGTTTAATGCGTTCTCGTGATGGAAAAGAAGTTATTCACCAAGCGCAGCAATTAGTGGATGCAGGTTATAAAGAAATCGTCTTAACTGGTATTCACACAGGTGGATATGGGGAAGACATGAAAAACTACAATTTAGCTGGATTGCTTCGCGATATGGAAGCAGAGGTAAATGGCTTGAAACGTCTTCGTATTTCTTCAATTGAAGCGAGTCAAATTTCAGATGAAGTAATTGAAGTATTAGATAAATCTGAAGTAGTTGTCCGTCATTTGCACATTCCACTACAATCAGGTTCTAACACTGTACTAAAACGTATGCGCCGTAAGTATACGATGGAATTTTTCCAAGAGCGTTTAGATCGCTTGAAAGAAGCGTTACCAGGCCTTGCAATTACATCCGATGTAATTGTTGGCTTCCCTGGTGAAACGGAAGAAGAATTTATGGAAACATACAATTTCATTAAAGAAAACCGTTTCTCTGAATTGCACGTGTTCCCTTATTCAAAACGTACAGGAACACCTGCGGCTCGTATGGATGACCAAATTCCTGAAGAAGTAAAAAATGATCGTGTTCATCGTTTAATTGAATTATCGAATCAGTTAGCGAAAGAATACGCATCTCAATTTGAAGGGGAAGTTCTTGAGATTATTCCAGAAGAGCCTTTCAAAGACGGCGATCGTGAAGGATTATATGTAGGTTATACAGATAACTATTTAAAAGTTGTGTTTGAAGGATCTGAAGAATTAATCGGCAAACTAGTAAAAGTGAAAATTACAAAAGCTGGTTACCCATATAACGAAGCGCAATTTGTTCGTGTTCTTGAAGATGATGTAAAAAAAGAATCAGCAAGTGCGTAA
- the deoC gene encoding deoxyribose-phosphate aldolase, translating to MNYAKLIDHTLLKPDTKKEAIVTLCEEAKKHDFASVCVNPTWVETAAELLKDTDVKVCTVIGFPLGVNTPETKAFETQDAIAKGATEVDMVINIGALKDKNDELVERDVRAVVEAAKGKALVKIIIETCLLTEEEKVRACELSVKAGVDFVKTSTGFSTGGATVEDVALMRKTVGPEIGVKASGGVRNGEDMDAMVEAGATRIGTSAGVALVSGKTATTDY from the coding sequence ATGAACTATGCAAAGTTAATTGACCACACATTATTAAAACCGGATACAAAAAAAGAAGCGATTGTTACATTATGTGAGGAAGCAAAAAAACATGACTTCGCGTCTGTATGTGTAAACCCTACTTGGGTTGAAACTGCAGCAGAATTATTAAAAGATACAGATGTAAAAGTTTGTACAGTAATCGGTTTCCCTCTTGGAGTAAATACACCAGAAACAAAAGCGTTTGAAACGCAAGATGCAATTGCAAAAGGTGCAACAGAAGTTGATATGGTAATTAATATTGGTGCATTAAAAGATAAAAATGATGAATTAGTAGAGCGCGACGTTCGTGCGGTTGTAGAAGCTGCAAAAGGAAAAGCGCTTGTAAAAATTATTATTGAAACATGCTTATTAACAGAAGAAGAAAAAGTTCGTGCTTGTGAATTATCTGTAAAAGCAGGTGTAGATTTTGTAAAAACATCGACTGGCTTCTCAACGGGCGGGGCAACAGTAGAAGATGTAGCACTAATGAGAAAAACAGTTGGGCCAGAAATCGGTGTGAAAGCTTCTGGTGGTGTTCGTAACGGAGAAGATATGGACGCGATGGTAGAAGCGGGAGCAACACGTATTGGTACAAGTGCTGGTGTTGCACTAGTAAGTGGGAAAACAGCAACAACGGATTATTAA
- the rpsU gene encoding 30S ribosomal protein S21: MSKTVVRKNESLEDALRRFKRSVSKTGTLAEARKREFYEKPSVKRKKKSEAARKRKF; this comes from the coding sequence ATGTCAAAAACAGTCGTTCGTAAAAACGAGTCTTTGGAGGATGCACTTCGCCGTTTTAAAAGATCGGTTTCTAAAACTGGTACACTTGCTGAAGCAAGAAAGCGCGAGTTTTATGAAAAACCAAGTGTAAAACGTAAGAAGAAGTCTGAAGCGGCAAGAAAGCGTAAATTCTAA
- a CDS encoding GatB/YqeY domain-containing protein → MSLLGRLNDDMKQAMKNKQKEKLTVIRMVKAALQNEGIKLQHTLTEEEELTVLTREVKQHKDSLLEFKKAGRDDLVDKLQNEIQILNTYLPEQLTEEELVNVVKQVISEVGAASKADMGKVMSAVMPKVKGKADGSQVNKLVAQLLA, encoded by the coding sequence ATGAGTCTTCTCGGTCGTTTAAACGATGATATGAAACAAGCGATGAAGAATAAACAAAAAGAAAAATTAACCGTTATTCGTATGGTTAAGGCTGCTTTGCAAAATGAAGGAATTAAACTGCAACATACTCTTACTGAAGAAGAGGAATTAACAGTTTTAACTCGTGAAGTAAAACAGCATAAGGACTCCCTCCTTGAATTTAAAAAAGCGGGTCGTGATGACCTTGTTGATAAACTGCAAAATGAAATTCAGATTTTAAATACGTATTTACCTGAACAACTAACAGAAGAAGAGCTAGTGAATGTAGTTAAGCAAGTTATTTCTGAAGTTGGTGCTGCTTCTAAGGCAGATATGGGTAAAGTGATGAGTGCTGTTATGCCGAAAGTAAAAGGTAAAGCAGACGGATCACAAGTGAATAAGCTGGTTGCACAGCTATTAGCATAA
- the yqfC gene encoding sporulation protein YqfC translates to MKKLVQMKNWLTKQIDLPVDVLMDLPRITLVGQVHIYIENHRGLLVFTDKEVRLLLKHGQLLIKGQSFVIKTILPEELLLEGIIEQVTFLENEKKDKL, encoded by the coding sequence ATGAAGAAATTAGTGCAAATGAAAAATTGGCTAACAAAGCAAATAGACCTACCAGTGGATGTACTAATGGATCTACCTCGTATTACCCTTGTCGGGCAAGTACATATTTATATAGAAAATCATCGAGGGTTATTAGTATTTACAGATAAAGAAGTGCGGTTGTTATTAAAACATGGTCAACTATTAATAAAAGGGCAATCGTTTGTTATTAAAACAATTCTTCCAGAAGAGCTTTTGCTTGAAGGGATTATTGAACAAGTAACGTTTTTAGAAAATGAGAAGAAAGATAAATTATAA
- the yqfD gene encoding sporulation protein YqfD, which produces MKNQWFTRWLGYVKVRIEGRGAERFINECVRRNLVVWDVKKIAEDTLVFCMLLRDVKRLRPIYRKNECKLYFIGRFGFPFWNKRLLKNSGFLIGFLIFFFGMIALSNMVWKIEITGAKPETEYILIKELDKMGIKKGRLQFQMPNVEDVQRHLTDNINAITWAGLEIKGTTYHFKIVEKNEPEKEKEQKPQNLVAKKEAIITKTFVETGKPVVMKNDYVQKGQLLVSGMFGKEDNPTIVSAKGIVYGETWYESEVTVPLKTTFQVYTGNSYNEHYLRLGSVKIKIWGFQHDKYKRSRTENVKHDVKLFGFILPISYEREIVREEEEANREYTEKQALRVAKEMAEKELKKKLDEHAMIVSDKILHNEVEANHLRVTLHYTVIENIAEPQPISESDIQGD; this is translated from the coding sequence ATGAAAAATCAATGGTTCACACGATGGCTTGGGTATGTGAAGGTTCGAATTGAAGGTAGAGGAGCGGAGCGTTTTATTAATGAATGTGTGCGCAGAAATTTAGTCGTATGGGATGTAAAGAAGATTGCAGAAGATACATTAGTATTTTGTATGTTGCTTCGTGATGTGAAGCGACTGAGACCGATCTATCGAAAAAATGAATGTAAGCTATACTTTATTGGACGTTTCGGTTTTCCGTTTTGGAATAAGCGTTTGCTTAAGAATAGTGGTTTTTTAATCGGTTTTCTTATCTTTTTTTTCGGTATGATTGCTTTATCAAATATGGTCTGGAAAATCGAGATTACAGGGGCAAAACCGGAAACGGAATATATTCTTATAAAAGAATTGGATAAAATGGGCATTAAAAAAGGAAGACTGCAATTTCAAATGCCGAATGTAGAAGATGTTCAGCGTCATTTGACAGATAATATTAATGCGATTACATGGGCTGGCCTAGAGATAAAGGGGACAACATATCATTTTAAAATTGTTGAAAAAAATGAGCCGGAGAAGGAGAAAGAGCAAAAACCACAAAATTTAGTTGCCAAAAAAGAGGCAATCATTACAAAAACATTTGTGGAAACTGGAAAACCAGTTGTAATGAAAAATGATTATGTGCAAAAGGGACAACTTCTTGTGTCAGGGATGTTTGGAAAAGAGGATAATCCAACGATTGTTTCTGCTAAAGGAATTGTATATGGAGAAACGTGGTATGAATCTGAAGTGACAGTTCCTTTAAAAACAACATTTCAAGTGTATACAGGAAATTCATATAATGAGCATTATCTTCGTCTTGGAAGTGTTAAAATAAAAATATGGGGATTTCAGCATGATAAGTATAAGCGGTCTCGTACTGAAAATGTCAAACATGATGTGAAACTGTTTGGTTTTATATTGCCTATTTCCTATGAAAGGGAAATTGTGCGTGAAGAGGAAGAAGCGAATCGTGAATATACAGAAAAACAAGCACTGCGAGTAGCGAAAGAAATGGCTGAAAAAGAACTAAAGAAAAAATTGGATGAACATGCTATGATTGTAAGTGATAAGATTTTGCACAACGAGGTTGAGGCGAATCATCTAAGAGTAACATTACATTATACAGTGATTGAAAATATTGCAGAGCCACAACCGATATCTGAATCCGATATTCAAGGAGACTGA
- a CDS encoding PhoH family protein, whose product MAEQLIEMNQQVENPNEAIALFGVNDAHLKVIERELAVSIVTRGESVRVSGTDETVALVEKILQQLLAVIRKGVSISERDVAYAIQLGRQGKITHFEELYEEEIFKTAKGKSIRVKTMGQRQYIHAMKKNDIVFGIGPAGTGKTYLAVVMAVRALKQGYVKKIILTRPAVEAGESLGFLPGDLKEKVDPYLRPLYDALHDILGQEYTQRMLERGTIEIAPLAYMRGRTLDDSFVILDEAQNTTGAQIKMFLTRLGFSSKMVVTGDPSQVDLPKGVKSGLSIAANVLSGVSGISFVKLEQSDVVRHPLVQRIIEAYDKME is encoded by the coding sequence ATGGCAGAACAATTAATAGAAATGAATCAACAAGTGGAAAATCCTAATGAAGCAATTGCTCTATTTGGAGTGAATGATGCACATTTAAAAGTAATTGAACGAGAACTTGCCGTATCTATCGTAACGCGAGGTGAATCTGTTCGTGTATCTGGAACAGATGAAACCGTGGCGCTTGTTGAAAAAATTTTACAGCAATTACTTGCTGTTATTCGTAAAGGTGTATCAATCTCGGAACGAGATGTTGCATATGCAATTCAGCTTGGCCGTCAAGGGAAAATAACTCATTTTGAAGAGCTATATGAAGAGGAGATCTTTAAAACAGCAAAAGGTAAATCCATCCGTGTGAAAACAATGGGTCAAAGACAGTACATTCATGCGATGAAGAAGAATGATATTGTATTTGGAATAGGGCCTGCTGGTACAGGGAAGACATATTTAGCTGTGGTAATGGCTGTACGAGCATTAAAGCAAGGGTATGTAAAAAAGATTATTTTAACAAGACCAGCTGTAGAAGCAGGGGAAAGCTTAGGTTTTTTACCAGGTGATTTAAAAGAAAAGGTAGACCCTTATTTACGTCCTTTATACGATGCGCTTCATGATATTCTTGGGCAAGAATATACACAGCGTATGCTAGAGAGAGGAACGATTGAAATTGCACCTCTTGCATATATGAGGGGACGTACGCTGGATGATTCTTTCGTTATTTTAGATGAAGCTCAAAATACAACTGGTGCTCAAATTAAAATGTTTTTAACTCGCCTAGGTTTTAGTTCGAAAATGGTTGTTACTGGCGATCCGTCGCAGGTTGATTTACCGAAGGGGGTAAAGTCGGGGCTTTCAATTGCTGCGAATGTTCTATCAGGTGTATCAGGGATTTCATTTGTTAAATTAGAGCAATCGGACGTTGTAAGACATCCCCTTGTGCAGCGGATTATCGAGGCATATGATAAAATGGAATGA
- a CDS encoding HD family phosphohydrolase: MSRSQEISRWFRNIQHSKKLSWISYILLGAVLFFALMNNVKPEQLDVKMLSISKQTIHSPIKIEDKVTTDRKKREAAQKVEDQYTYRSEYKQNKVDIVNSVFLAIEEVEADTKAAGPDEQKRISAAERLEKLKKKLPTDLTKSLSDSVLLQFVNAEPGQLSLARDAMVTAINNIMSTHIKMNEENDARERFVNEIRNVNVNSDLKDALNVLGKYAIEANYFYDSTATKDRKKVAEDAVAPVYILQGQILVKEGDTITREVYDQLKLVGLLEQGNTFQPFVGLAIIIGVLLFFMHKQFESFLKLKREEKPYILAYTTIVAITVVLMKIISLFQKLEYAGIAYVVPVAMGTILVKLMIGDRFVFITSMIFSVCGSIMFNEGVTSTLNYSVGIYVLLSSLSVSIFLREKNRRSMILQAGILVSVLNVVVLAALLLLRNGNFSPLEIGSQLLMAAASGIISSILAMGILPYLESGLGIVSSMKLMELSSPNHPLLRKILLEAPGTYHHSVMVANLSEAACEAVGANGVLARVGAYYHDIGKTVQPHFFIENQMGIENPHDKLDPEMSRDIIIAHVTNGVKMLEEHHIPQEIIDIAGQHHGTTLLKYFYYKAIKEDKERYTEKMFRYPGSKATSKESAIVGIADSVEAAVRSMNHPTPEQINNLVQSIIKDRLQDGQFSECNLTFKELQIVGKTLCETLNGIFHSRIKYPEPPEEKGTE, encoded by the coding sequence ATGTCAAGATCTCAAGAAATTTCTAGGTGGTTTCGTAACATACAACATTCGAAAAAATTAAGTTGGATTTCTTATATTTTATTAGGAGCGGTACTGTTTTTTGCACTCATGAACAATGTGAAACCAGAGCAACTAGATGTTAAAATGCTATCTATTTCGAAACAAACAATCCACTCTCCTATCAAAATCGAAGATAAAGTAACGACGGATAGAAAGAAGAGAGAAGCTGCTCAAAAGGTAGAGGACCAATATACATATCGAAGTGAATACAAGCAAAATAAAGTAGATATTGTAAACTCTGTCTTTTTAGCGATAGAAGAAGTGGAAGCTGACACGAAGGCTGCTGGTCCTGATGAACAGAAAAGGATTTCTGCTGCAGAACGATTGGAGAAATTAAAGAAGAAATTGCCTACAGATTTAACAAAAAGTTTATCTGATTCTGTGTTGTTACAGTTTGTAAATGCTGAACCAGGTCAATTGTCATTAGCAAGAGATGCTATGGTAACAGCGATTAATAATATTATGAGTACTCACATTAAAATGAATGAAGAAAATGATGCGAGAGAACGATTTGTCAATGAAATACGCAATGTTAATGTGAATAGCGATTTAAAAGACGCACTTAACGTACTTGGAAAATATGCAATTGAAGCAAATTATTTCTATGATTCAACTGCTACAAAAGACCGGAAAAAAGTAGCGGAAGATGCAGTTGCGCCAGTTTATATTCTTCAAGGGCAAATTCTTGTGAAGGAAGGCGACACGATTACAAGAGAAGTATATGATCAATTGAAATTAGTTGGGCTTCTTGAACAAGGAAATACATTTCAGCCATTTGTAGGATTAGCAATCATTATTGGTGTACTCCTATTCTTTATGCATAAGCAATTTGAATCGTTTTTAAAATTGAAAAGAGAAGAAAAACCATATATTTTAGCTTATACAACAATTGTAGCGATTACAGTCGTTTTGATGAAAATCATTAGTTTGTTTCAAAAGTTGGAATATGCCGGTATCGCATATGTTGTTCCGGTCGCGATGGGAACAATACTAGTAAAATTAATGATTGGTGATCGTTTTGTTTTTATAACAAGTATGATCTTCTCTGTATGTGGGAGTATTATGTTTAATGAAGGTGTAACGAGTACACTGAATTATAGTGTAGGTATTTATGTTTTATTAAGCTCGTTATCGGTTAGTATCTTTTTGAGAGAGAAAAATCGCCGTTCGATGATCTTACAAGCGGGCATCCTTGTTTCTGTTCTAAATGTAGTTGTATTAGCTGCGCTATTACTTTTGCGTAATGGAAACTTCTCGCCGCTTGAAATTGGTTCACAATTATTAATGGCTGCTGCTTCTGGTATCATCTCATCCATTTTAGCTATGGGGATTTTACCGTATTTAGAAAGTGGTCTTGGAATTGTATCAAGTATGAAGCTTATGGAGCTTTCAAGCCCGAATCATCCGCTCCTTCGTAAAATTTTACTAGAAGCACCGGGAACATATCATCATAGCGTTATGGTTGCTAACCTTTCTGAGGCAGCTTGTGAGGCTGTTGGAGCAAATGGAGTTTTAGCACGTGTTGGTGCGTATTATCACGATATTGGGAAAACAGTGCAGCCTCATTTCTTTATAGAAAACCAAATGGGGATTGAAAACCCGCATGATAAATTAGATCCTGAAATGAGCAGAGATATTATTATTGCTCATGTGACAAATGGAGTAAAAATGTTAGAAGAACACCATATTCCGCAAGAAATTATTGATATTGCAGGACAGCATCATGGAACGACATTACTTAAATATTTTTACTATAAAGCGATTAAAGAAGATAAAGAGAGATATACAGAAAAAATGTTCCGTTATCCAGGATCAAAAGCGACGTCAAAAGAGTCTGCAATTGTTGGGATTGCGGATAGCGTCGAAGCAGCAGTGCGTTCTATGAACCATCCGACACCAGAACAAATTAATAATTTAGTACAAAGTATTATAAAAGATCGTTTGCAGGATGGACAATTTAGTGAATGTAATTTGACATTTAAAGAATTACAAATTGTTGGGAAAACTTTATGTGAAACGTTAAATGGTATTTTTCATTCTCGTATTAAATATCCGGAACCGCCGGAAGAAAAGGGGACAGAATGA
- the ybeY gene encoding rRNA maturation RNase YbeY → MSLLIDFFDETEEVKEEYVNMICDLLEQAARMENVEDGTELSVTFVDNERIQEINRDYRDKDQPTDVISFAMEDMGEGEMEIVGAEMPRMLGDLIISIPRAKEQAEEYGHSFDRELGFLALHGFLHLLGYDHMTDEDEQEMFGKQKEILEAFGLGR, encoded by the coding sequence ATGAGTTTATTAATAGATTTTTTTGATGAAACAGAAGAAGTGAAAGAAGAATATGTGAATATGATTTGCGATTTGCTAGAGCAAGCTGCACGAATGGAGAACGTAGAAGATGGAACAGAGCTTTCTGTTACATTTGTTGATAATGAACGTATTCAAGAAATTAATCGTGATTATCGCGACAAAGATCAACCGACAGACGTTATTTCTTTTGCAATGGAGGATATGGGAGAAGGAGAGATGGAGATCGTTGGCGCGGAAATGCCGCGTATGCTAGGAGATCTTATTATTTCTATTCCAAGAGCGAAAGAACAGGCTGAAGAATATGGGCATTCCTTTGATCGTGAATTAGGATTTTTAGCGTTGCATGGATTCTTGCATTTACTTGGTTATGATCATATGACAGATGAAGACGAACAAGAAATGTTTGGAAAGCAAAAAGAAATTTTAGAGGCGTTCGGATTAGGTAGATGA
- a CDS encoding diacylglycerol kinase family protein — protein sequence MKKGKLINSFGYAIAGIYFCLRHERNMKIHFLAAVIVICCGFYFRVTRTEWLILLITIGIVMGLEMVNTAIEKTVDLVTADFKPFAKIAKDVAAGAVLLFTVIAVIIGAIIFLPYMV from the coding sequence ATGAAAAAGGGAAAACTTATAAATAGTTTTGGATATGCTATAGCTGGTATATACTTTTGTCTTCGTCACGAACGAAATATGAAAATTCATTTTTTGGCCGCAGTTATTGTTATATGCTGCGGCTTTTATTTCCGTGTAACGAGAACGGAATGGCTCATATTACTCATTACAATTGGAATTGTCATGGGTTTGGAAATGGTCAATACGGCAATTGAAAAAACAGTTGATTTAGTCACAGCGGATTTTAAACCATTTGCGAAAATTGCAAAGGATGTTGCTGCTGGTGCAGTGCTATTATTTACTGTTATAGCTGTTATAATTGGTGCTATTATCTTTTTACCTTATATGGTATAG
- a CDS encoding cytidine deaminase, which produces MNSKELIQEAIEARKQAYVPYSKFQVGAALLTEDGKVYRGCNVENASYGLCNCAERTALFKAVSEGDKEFVAIAVVADTKRPVPPCGACRQVMIELCKQDTKVYLSNLHGDVQETTVGELLPGAFLAEDLHE; this is translated from the coding sequence ATGAACAGCAAAGAATTAATTCAAGAAGCAATCGAAGCGCGTAAACAAGCGTATGTACCATATTCTAAGTTTCAAGTAGGTGCAGCATTATTAACGGAAGATGGAAAAGTATACCGAGGATGTAATGTTGAAAATGCATCATATGGATTATGTAATTGTGCAGAAAGAACAGCTTTATTCAAAGCAGTTTCTGAAGGAGATAAAGAATTTGTAGCCATTGCGGTAGTAGCGGATACGAAGCGTCCAGTACCTCCTTGTGGAGCGTGCCGTCAAGTTATGATAGAATTATGTAAACAGGATACGAAAGTATACTTATCAAATTTACATGGTGACGTTCAGGAGACAACAGTTGGAGAATTGTTACCAGGAGCATTTTTAGCGGAGGATTTACATGAATAG